A single genomic interval of Stieleria maiorica harbors:
- a CDS encoding exo-alpha-sialidase, with the protein MNRLTRHLLPLCLAVAAGFSHAADPEWKLQPLPYNNPGLEVDLGVGLWAWPMPMDYDGDGDLDLLVACPDKPSGGVYYFENPTQDPSIKMPVFKPGVRLGKAGHNLQISYVDGQPRILQPGSEFPREASSGTFDFDKPKKIYPKSNVHANKVRGNMWRYVDFDGDGDQDLAVGTGDWTDYGWDHAYDSAGRWRNGPLHGNVYIINNDGTDEQPEYSATPERLTAAGGDIDVYGWPSPNFADFDGDGDLDLLCGEFLDGFTYFENIGSRTGPVYAAGIKLNDQLGNPLVMHLQMITPTATDWDGDGDIDLIVGDEDGRVALIENTGKLRDRQPVFLPPQYFRQQADTLKFGALATPYAYDWDGDGDEDILCGNTAGNIAYFENLGDGGNGLPKWSAPSLIEVQSADGRTSEPFRVMAGPSGSIQGPCEAKWGYTTLSVADVDSDGDPDIVYNSILSRVQWLRNDGGVLVQAETAGTPTEAPPAWYWWRTKSQSALTQWRTTPLVIDFDGDQKLDLVMLDQEGYLTLRKDAGEAQRVFVDEQLNPIRMNSKSCGGSGRYKLAVVDWDGDGRLDVLVNSENAIWYRNCDSVDGKIVLKRVGNLARRNVAGHTSSPSACDLDRDGKPDLMVGAENGRIYYIAHDDCIQFSETQTTAKVDDKAKEPRMPGLVSEEFVSDKMPTKECHASTICQTSRGLVAAWFGGTKEKHKDVGIWVSYHDGSRWSSPSQVATGVQHDGLRHPCWNPVLFQPPGDAPTLLFFKVGPDPQSWWGEMMVSYDRGRTFRDRVRLPEGIDGPVRCKPILTDDGRLLSGSSTEYDGWRVHFEKVDLVGGQPAGTWTRIGPINDASKFNAIQPTILRHADGSLQALCRSKEGVIVSTRSGDGGNTWSELKALDLPNPNSGIEAVSLADGRHLLIYNHLGSGSSGWGRRGMLNLAISEDGDHWTRVGTLEQEQRAEFSYPAIIQTDDGMVHATYTWKRQKVKHVVIDPSKLVPEE; encoded by the coding sequence ATGAATCGCCTCACCCGCCACCTCCTGCCACTTTGTCTAGCCGTCGCGGCCGGTTTTTCGCACGCGGCCGACCCCGAGTGGAAACTGCAGCCGCTGCCGTACAACAACCCCGGACTCGAAGTCGATCTCGGCGTCGGACTTTGGGCTTGGCCGATGCCGATGGATTACGACGGCGATGGCGACTTGGATCTGCTGGTCGCCTGCCCCGACAAGCCGTCCGGCGGCGTCTATTACTTTGAGAACCCGACTCAGGATCCGAGCATCAAAATGCCCGTGTTCAAACCCGGCGTTCGGCTCGGCAAGGCCGGTCACAACCTGCAGATCAGCTATGTCGATGGGCAACCGAGGATCTTGCAACCGGGAAGCGAATTTCCGCGTGAGGCGTCATCCGGAACGTTTGATTTTGATAAGCCGAAAAAGATTTACCCCAAGTCTAACGTTCACGCCAACAAGGTCCGCGGCAACATGTGGCGCTACGTCGACTTTGATGGCGACGGAGACCAGGACTTGGCGGTCGGAACCGGTGATTGGACCGACTATGGCTGGGATCACGCTTACGACTCTGCCGGGCGATGGCGAAACGGACCGCTGCACGGAAACGTCTACATCATCAATAACGACGGAACCGACGAGCAACCGGAATACTCGGCGACGCCCGAGCGTTTGACGGCTGCCGGCGGCGACATCGACGTCTACGGTTGGCCGTCACCGAATTTTGCGGACTTTGACGGCGACGGCGACTTGGATCTACTGTGCGGTGAGTTCTTGGACGGATTCACGTACTTCGAAAATATCGGATCACGTACCGGACCGGTCTACGCCGCCGGCATCAAGCTCAACGACCAGTTGGGCAACCCGCTGGTGATGCATCTGCAAATGATCACGCCGACCGCGACGGACTGGGACGGCGACGGCGACATCGATTTGATCGTCGGTGACGAAGACGGTCGGGTCGCATTGATCGAGAACACGGGGAAACTGCGGGACCGCCAACCGGTCTTCCTGCCGCCGCAATACTTTCGCCAACAAGCCGACACGCTCAAGTTCGGTGCGCTGGCGACACCGTACGCCTACGATTGGGACGGCGACGGCGACGAAGACATCCTCTGCGGCAACACCGCAGGGAACATCGCGTACTTTGAAAACCTGGGCGACGGCGGCAATGGGTTGCCGAAGTGGTCGGCTCCTTCATTGATTGAAGTGCAATCGGCCGATGGGCGAACCAGTGAACCGTTCCGCGTGATGGCCGGACCGAGCGGTTCGATCCAGGGACCGTGCGAAGCAAAATGGGGCTACACGACACTTTCGGTTGCCGATGTCGACAGCGACGGTGACCCCGACATCGTCTACAACTCGATCTTGTCCCGCGTCCAGTGGTTGCGAAACGACGGTGGCGTGCTGGTCCAGGCCGAGACCGCTGGGACACCTACGGAGGCACCGCCGGCGTGGTACTGGTGGCGAACCAAGAGCCAATCGGCACTGACGCAGTGGCGGACCACACCGCTGGTGATCGACTTCGATGGCGATCAGAAACTGGATCTGGTGATGCTGGACCAGGAAGGTTATTTGACGCTGCGAAAGGATGCCGGTGAGGCACAGCGTGTGTTCGTCGACGAGCAACTGAACCCGATCCGTATGAACTCGAAATCCTGCGGCGGATCCGGCCGATACAAACTGGCCGTGGTGGATTGGGACGGCGACGGGCGGCTGGATGTGCTGGTCAATTCCGAGAACGCGATCTGGTACCGCAATTGTGATTCTGTGGATGGAAAGATCGTTCTCAAACGCGTCGGCAATCTGGCCCGCCGTAACGTCGCCGGCCACACGTCCAGCCCCTCGGCCTGTGACCTGGATCGCGACGGCAAGCCCGATTTGATGGTCGGGGCAGAGAACGGGCGGATCTACTACATCGCCCATGACGATTGCATCCAGTTTTCTGAAACGCAAACCACGGCCAAAGTGGACGACAAAGCGAAGGAGCCGAGGATGCCCGGTCTGGTCAGCGAAGAGTTCGTTTCGGACAAGATGCCGACCAAGGAGTGTCACGCGTCGACGATTTGTCAAACCAGCCGCGGGTTGGTGGCGGCTTGGTTTGGCGGGACGAAAGAAAAGCACAAGGACGTCGGGATCTGGGTCAGCTATCACGACGGCAGCCGCTGGTCATCGCCGTCGCAAGTCGCCACGGGAGTTCAGCATGATGGACTGCGGCACCCGTGTTGGAATCCGGTGTTATTTCAGCCGCCCGGGGATGCCCCCACGTTGTTGTTTTTCAAAGTCGGCCCCGACCCGCAAAGCTGGTGGGGCGAGATGATGGTCAGCTATGACCGCGGACGAACGTTCCGTGACCGAGTGCGTTTGCCCGAGGGGATCGACGGTCCGGTGCGTTGCAAGCCGATTTTGACCGACGATGGACGTCTGCTGAGTGGTTCGTCGACCGAATACGACGGGTGGCGCGTGCATTTTGAGAAAGTCGATCTCGTGGGTGGGCAGCCTGCGGGAACCTGGACGCGGATCGGACCGATCAACGATGCATCGAAGTTCAACGCGATCCAGCCGACGATCCTGCGGCACGCCGATGGCAGTCTGCAGGCTTTGTGCCGCAGCAAGGAGGGCGTGATCGTCAGCACCCGCTCCGGCGACGGTGGCAACACCTGGTCGGAGCTGAAAGCGTTGGATCTGCCGAACCCCAATTCGGGGATCGAAGCCGTCTCACTGGCCGATGGGCGTCACTTGTTGATCTACAACCATCTGGGCAGCGGAAGCAGCGGCTGGGGACGACGCGGGATGTTGAATCTGGCTATCTCCGAGGACGGCGATCATTGGACGCGCGTGGGAACGTTGGAGCAAGAACAACGCGCCGAGTTTAGTTATCCCGCGATCATCCAGACCGACGATGGCATGGTTCATGCCACGTACACCTGGAAACGGCAAAAGGTCAAGCACGTCGTGATTGATCCGAGCAAACTGGTGCCGGAAGAGTGA
- a CDS encoding arylsulfatase, with the protein MIPCPASIRRGYRRTSPRRLLHRIATLARLAIAVVATQSLVVFVASAQSPPRPNIVFIMTDDQGYWDTGVTGNPHIDTPNMDAIAEQGIQLDRYYAAPVCAPTRAGLMTGRYYLRTGLYNTRFGGDSMGLSEITVAQLLKKAGYRTGLFGKWHLGKYPGYQPQERGFDEFFGHYHGHIERYQFPDQVYHNGRPVDARGYVSDVFTDASIDFIEHAAETHDGPFYCALMFNAPHSPFLLDTSHYAQPEGDKTLKKYLDRGLPMREARTYGLIDRVDQNIGRLLDALERAGAADNTLVVFTSDNGGVSKFFKGGMNGNKASVYEGGVRAPCFVCWPKRIKPGQIVHGQTSHVDWLPTFCELAGVGIPQDRTIDGVSLVNLLTTGADQPHHAFVYHTWDRYQPNADKRWSISDDRWKLLCQVGSTTTSSRSHWRLFDLQSDPGEKHNVASRNPEQVERLRSEFVRWFADVTAEQTYTPVPVPVGEVPVDIEPSWSTWTGDNIQYVFDGYDWDTIQGWRESGERASWNLDVEQAGRYHVRLTYGCRPLDAGGKLSLQSGDHAITHHVQASTTADQFESHVVGTLHLEQGHVELVAEVETCPGRELMRLNRITLERVE; encoded by the coding sequence ATGATTCCATGCCCCGCCTCGATACGGCGCGGTTACCGCCGGACATCCCCACGTCGTCTGCTTCACCGAATCGCAACACTCGCTCGTCTCGCAATTGCAGTTGTGGCGACGCAATCCCTGGTTGTGTTTGTCGCAAGCGCCCAGTCACCGCCGCGCCCCAACATTGTGTTCATCATGACCGATGACCAGGGGTACTGGGACACCGGCGTGACCGGCAATCCGCACATCGACACGCCGAACATGGATGCGATTGCCGAGCAGGGGATTCAGTTGGACCGCTATTATGCCGCGCCGGTTTGTGCGCCAACGCGTGCCGGATTGATGACCGGCCGCTACTACCTGCGTACCGGTTTGTACAACACGCGGTTCGGCGGCGATTCGATGGGGCTCAGCGAAATCACCGTCGCCCAGTTGTTGAAGAAGGCGGGTTACCGGACCGGATTGTTCGGCAAATGGCACCTGGGCAAGTATCCCGGCTACCAACCGCAAGAACGCGGTTTCGACGAGTTCTTTGGCCATTACCATGGCCACATCGAGCGTTACCAGTTTCCCGACCAGGTCTACCACAACGGGCGTCCCGTCGATGCACGCGGCTACGTCAGCGATGTGTTCACGGACGCGTCGATCGATTTCATCGAACACGCCGCCGAGACGCATGACGGACCATTTTATTGTGCGTTGATGTTCAATGCTCCCCATTCACCGTTCTTATTGGACACGTCGCACTACGCCCAACCCGAAGGCGACAAGACGCTGAAAAAGTACCTCGATCGCGGGCTGCCGATGCGTGAAGCACGGACCTACGGCTTGATCGACCGCGTCGACCAGAACATCGGACGACTGCTCGACGCCCTAGAACGGGCCGGCGCCGCCGACAACACGCTGGTCGTGTTCACCAGTGACAACGGTGGCGTCAGCAAGTTTTTCAAAGGCGGGATGAATGGCAACAAGGCGAGTGTCTACGAAGGCGGAGTCCGGGCGCCGTGCTTCGTCTGCTGGCCGAAACGAATCAAACCGGGGCAGATCGTCCACGGTCAGACCTCACACGTCGACTGGCTGCCGACCTTCTGTGAACTGGCCGGCGTCGGGATTCCGCAGGATCGCACCATCGATGGCGTCAGCCTGGTCAACCTGCTGACCACCGGGGCGGATCAACCACATCACGCGTTTGTTTATCACACCTGGGATCGCTACCAACCCAACGCCGACAAACGCTGGTCGATCAGCGATGACCGCTGGAAGTTGCTGTGCCAAGTCGGCAGCACCACCACGTCCTCGCGATCTCACTGGCGATTGTTCGATCTGCAATCCGACCCGGGAGAAAAACACAACGTCGCGTCCAGGAATCCGGAACAGGTGGAGCGGTTGCGAAGCGAATTCGTCCGCTGGTTTGCCGACGTCACCGCAGAACAAACCTACACTCCGGTTCCCGTTCCGGTCGGCGAGGTGCCCGTCGACATCGAACCGAGCTGGTCGACTTGGACCGGGGACAACATTCAGTACGTGTTCGACGGGTATGACTGGGATACGATCCAGGGTTGGCGGGAATCCGGTGAGCGGGCGAGTTGGAATCTGGATGTCGAACAAGCCGGTCGATATCACGTGCGTCTGACCTACGGTTGCCGTCCACTCGACGCCGGCGGCAAACTGTCGCTCCAGAGCGGCGACCACGCGATCACACACCACGTCCAGGCCAGCACAACCGCCGACCAATTTGAAAGTCACGTCGTCGGCACGCTGCATCTGGAACAAGGCCACGTGGAACTCGTCGCCGAAGTCGAGACGTGCCCGGGACGCGAATTGATGCGTTTGAATCGGATCACATTGGAACGCGTGGAGTGA
- a CDS encoding carboxymuconolactone decarboxylase family protein, which translates to MPHVQPLKQSEAPAKSQPILKAIEEQFGQSLNIFSTLAHQPDVLGGTTQINDGIREDLPAKLRELAYFKSSQINGCEYCSHYHRQAAKKAGATDEQIEAIDRYARSDAFDEQEKAVLSYAEQLTRTAAVEANTVAKVKEFLSDKQLVTLAATVALANFTNRINHGLDIELP; encoded by the coding sequence ATGCCGCACGTTCAACCACTGAAACAATCCGAGGCACCCGCCAAGTCACAACCCATCTTGAAGGCGATCGAAGAACAGTTTGGTCAATCATTGAACATTTTCAGTACGCTCGCCCACCAGCCTGATGTCCTGGGGGGCACGACACAGATCAATGACGGAATCCGCGAGGATTTGCCCGCGAAACTCCGGGAATTGGCGTACTTCAAGTCCTCCCAAATCAACGGTTGCGAATATTGTTCGCACTACCACCGCCAAGCGGCCAAAAAAGCCGGTGCGACCGACGAGCAGATCGAGGCGATCGACCGGTACGCGCGAAGCGATGCCTTCGACGAGCAGGAGAAAGCAGTGTTGTCGTATGCCGAACAATTGACCAGGACCGCGGCGGTTGAAGCGAACACGGTCGCCAAGGTCAAAGAATTCTTGAGCGACAAACAACTGGTTACGCTTGCAGCGACCGTCGCATTGGCGAATTTCACCAATCGTATCAATCACGGGTTGGACATTGAACTGCCATGA
- a CDS encoding dihydrolipoyl dehydrogenase family protein, which yields MSATHFDVIVIGTGPAASTVAENANEDGRRVAIVEAREFGGTCALRGCNPKKVYVNAADLIDRSRAANGKLIDAERLAINWPQLLSFKREFTDPVVEKSERSYLKKGMATFHGQASFDGPDAILVNNVRLTADRLFIGSGARPRPLDIPGGERAIHSDAFLELAEIPSRVVFIGGGYISMEFACVVARSGSEVTVLQQEEHVLSPFDADLVSQLVEYSARHGINIHTSSQVNAIESSGDAAMKVRYEQSGEEKWGEADLVVHGAGRIPNVCDLNLKAGEIEYSDRGITVDEFMRSVSNPRVYAAGDCADTGKPMLTPTANEEARIVAKNLFAESPSRRPDYGVIPQVAFTVPAIAAIGLSESEAKRSFDVDVRHADTSGWNSVRKSCQECSGYKVLVDKQTDRILGAHLLGPSAEETINLFALAMKHDLTATDLKSTLFAFPTFASDVRQMV from the coding sequence ATGAGTGCGACACATTTTGATGTGATCGTGATCGGAACCGGTCCAGCGGCGTCGACGGTCGCCGAAAACGCAAATGAAGACGGACGCCGCGTGGCGATCGTCGAAGCACGGGAGTTCGGGGGCACCTGCGCATTGCGGGGGTGTAATCCCAAGAAAGTGTACGTCAATGCCGCGGACCTGATCGATCGGTCACGCGCGGCCAATGGGAAACTCATCGACGCCGAACGTCTCGCCATCAACTGGCCGCAACTATTATCGTTCAAACGCGAGTTCACCGACCCGGTTGTTGAAAAATCGGAACGCTCGTACTTGAAAAAGGGGATGGCGACATTCCACGGCCAAGCATCTTTTGACGGACCCGATGCGATCCTTGTCAACAATGTTCGATTGACCGCCGACCGTCTCTTTATCGGCAGCGGCGCGCGTCCGCGACCGCTGGACATCCCTGGTGGGGAGCGTGCGATCCACAGTGATGCCTTTCTGGAACTGGCGGAAATCCCATCACGTGTCGTCTTCATTGGTGGCGGTTACATCTCGATGGAGTTTGCATGCGTCGTCGCGAGATCCGGCTCTGAAGTCACCGTTCTGCAGCAAGAGGAGCATGTCCTGTCGCCGTTCGATGCCGACCTTGTCAGTCAACTGGTGGAGTATTCCGCGCGGCACGGAATCAACATTCACACGTCGTCCCAAGTGAACGCGATCGAGAGTTCCGGCGATGCAGCGATGAAGGTCCGATATGAGCAGTCAGGGGAAGAAAAGTGGGGCGAAGCCGACCTGGTGGTGCATGGTGCCGGCAGGATTCCCAACGTTTGTGACTTGAACTTGAAAGCGGGCGAGATCGAATACAGCGACCGAGGGATCACCGTCGATGAATTCATGCGGAGCGTGAGCAACCCCCGCGTGTATGCCGCGGGAGATTGTGCCGACACGGGAAAGCCGATGCTAACGCCGACGGCCAATGAGGAGGCTCGAATCGTAGCCAAAAACCTATTCGCCGAATCGCCTTCTCGGCGGCCTGATTACGGCGTCATTCCCCAGGTCGCTTTCACGGTCCCTGCGATCGCCGCGATCGGATTGTCTGAGAGTGAGGCGAAGCGGTCATTCGATGTCGATGTCCGTCACGCCGACACCTCCGGTTGGAACTCCGTTCGGAAATCTTGTCAAGAATGTTCGGGCTATAAAGTCCTCGTTGACAAACAAACAGATCGTATCCTTGGCGCCCATCTGCTCGGCCCGTCGGCAGAGGAGACGATCAACCTGTTCGCTCTGGCGATGAAACACGATTTGACAGCGACCGATCTCAAATCGACCCTGTTCGCCTTTCCTACGTTTGCTTCCGACGTGCGGCAGATGGTATGA
- a CDS encoding c-type cytochrome: MKDFFKKLTLLGLFVAVLGIFALVTGIVPVKASSGHWPITHWILDFASDRSISTHSAGIEVPMLDEPGMLTLGAGTYQSNCQWCHGRPGSVQPRATSRMTPAPPFLPDVVDHWETHQLFYIVKHGIKFTGMPAWPTEQRDDEIWPLVAFLKQAGGMSAQSYDELLAVEENTDAPEIVIEACAVCHADDGSGCGSARVPILAGQNEAYLRDSLRAFARGNRHSGVMEPIAARLDDDEIDDVAQWYASQAPPAGPQPDLDDKEVQAGRELLSQQDDTLKIAVCSDCHGESNDPAYPILAGQPAEYLDRQLRLFRERTRGGSDSGNLMHKISDAINERQSKQLASYFASLHRDPPTSRDD, from the coding sequence ATGAAGGACTTTTTTAAGAAACTGACACTACTTGGGCTGTTCGTCGCCGTCCTCGGGATCTTCGCGCTGGTCACCGGGATCGTGCCGGTCAAAGCCAGCAGTGGGCATTGGCCGATCACCCATTGGATTCTGGATTTCGCCAGCGACCGTTCGATTTCAACGCACAGCGCAGGCATTGAAGTTCCGATGTTAGATGAACCCGGCATGTTGACGTTGGGGGCCGGGACCTACCAATCCAATTGCCAGTGGTGTCACGGTCGGCCGGGATCAGTTCAGCCACGCGCGACGTCCAGAATGACGCCCGCCCCACCGTTCTTGCCCGATGTCGTCGACCACTGGGAAACGCATCAACTGTTCTACATCGTCAAACACGGAATCAAATTCACCGGCATGCCCGCGTGGCCGACCGAGCAACGTGACGATGAAATCTGGCCGTTGGTCGCGTTTTTGAAACAGGCGGGCGGCATGAGCGCCCAAAGCTACGATGAATTGCTCGCCGTGGAAGAGAACACCGATGCGCCTGAGATCGTGATCGAAGCGTGCGCGGTTTGCCATGCCGACGATGGATCTGGATGCGGCAGTGCTCGCGTGCCGATCCTGGCCGGTCAAAACGAAGCATACTTGCGTGATTCACTGCGTGCGTTCGCCCGTGGGAACCGACACAGCGGAGTCATGGAACCGATCGCCGCCCGACTGGACGATGACGAAATCGACGACGTCGCCCAGTGGTATGCATCGCAAGCCCCGCCCGCCGGCCCGCAACCGGATCTTGATGACAAGGAGGTCCAGGCAGGCCGTGAATTGCTCTCGCAGCAAGACGACACGCTGAAGATCGCAGTCTGTTCCGATTGCCATGGTGAATCGAACGATCCCGCGTATCCCATTTTGGCCGGTCAGCCGGCAGAGTATCTGGATCGTCAACTGAGACTGTTTCGCGAGCGTACACGAGGCGGATCCGACAGCGGCAACCTGATGCACAAGATTTCCGACGCGATCAACGAACGACAATCCAAACAGCTTGCAAGCTACTTCGCATCGCTGCATCGCGACCCGCCGACGTCGCGAGATGATTGA
- a CDS encoding cytochrome c oxidase assembly protein, producing the protein MRLFLWNLGWMVLALAWLGPLPGLARNSFAAHMTLHMLIVAIAAPLLSIAASGLRYDPVKKCPAFFSPIPASVGELVIVWAWHGPGLHHWARHDLSGFVVEQSSFLAAGVWVWLSAFGGDRPRSRGRSAAGVVGLLLTSMHMTLLGALLALSPRLLFQHPHGLSGLTPLEDQHLGGAIMLVVGGIVYLAGGLVLTGDLLRNRATDATSRDGNSIVQPAIVERST; encoded by the coding sequence ATGCGATTGTTCCTGTGGAATCTCGGTTGGATGGTGTTGGCGCTCGCTTGGCTGGGCCCGCTTCCCGGTCTTGCCCGCAACTCGTTCGCCGCACACATGACGCTGCACATGTTGATCGTCGCGATCGCCGCGCCGCTATTATCGATCGCGGCGTCGGGTCTGCGCTACGATCCGGTCAAAAAGTGCCCGGCGTTCTTTTCTCCGATCCCGGCGTCGGTCGGCGAGCTGGTCATCGTTTGGGCCTGGCACGGCCCCGGCCTGCATCATTGGGCCCGGCATGACCTGTCGGGTTTCGTCGTGGAACAGTCCAGCTTTCTGGCCGCGGGCGTGTGGGTTTGGTTGTCGGCCTTCGGAGGCGATCGGCCACGTTCACGCGGGCGGAGCGCCGCCGGCGTCGTCGGATTGTTACTCACATCGATGCACATGACGCTGCTCGGCGCGTTGCTTGCCCTCTCTCCCCGGCTGTTGTTTCAACACCCGCACGGATTGAGCGGCTTGACTCCCCTGGAAGATCAGCATCTCGGTGGCGCGATCATGCTGGTCGTCGGCGGGATCGTCTACTTGGCCGGCGGGCTCGTCTTGACAGGAGACCTGTTGCGAAACCGTGCAACGGACGCCACGTCGCGAGACGGCAATTCGATCGTTCAACCGGCAATCGTGGAGAGATCAACATGA